One window from the genome of Nicotiana sylvestris chromosome 9, ASM39365v2, whole genome shotgun sequence encodes:
- the LOC138877617 gene encoding uncharacterized protein, with product MVRGIPHTEKIFIGGDFNGHIGATSRGYDDVHGGFSFGDRNEGGTSLLDFARAFDLVIESSSFPKKREHFVTFCSSVADIQIDYLLCRKFGKGLCTDCKVIPSENLLPLHRLLVMNLEIMRKRRKREMYRQHSIKWAALTEAKVQDLGVKLTFPRVVEHLATPMKSQSSQRATFFGKKPYVFKVSITNEFEIYDLEIFNMLMFDGDPSKYKRGESVGSRKRGIRGLKGLLCGHKEDWRWNGEVQGKVETKKAAYLKLVESADKEEKRENKEHYKLSKKEAKLVVTAAKTATFSRLYEELEG from the exons ATGGTGCGTGGTATCCCGCATACTGAGAAGAttttcataggaggagatttcaacgGCCATATTGGAGCGACGTCTAGGGGGTATGATGATGTGCATGGTGGCTTTAGTTTTGGAGATAGAAACGAAGGAGGAACGTCTTTGCTGGACTTTGCTAGAGCATTTGATTTGGTGATAGAAAGCTCGAGTTTCCCGAAGAAGAGGGAGCACTTTGTAACCTTTTGTAGTTCGGTGGCCGACATTCAGATTGATTATTTACTTTGCAGGAAGTTTGGTAAAGGCCTTTGCACGGATTGCAAGGTCATCCCAAGTGAGAACCTCTTGCCTCTTCATAGGCTTCTAGTCATGAACCTTGAGATCATGAGGAAAAGGAGGAAGAGGGAGATGTATAGACAACATAGTATTAAGTGGGCAGCCTTGACGGAAGCTAAAGTGCAGGACTTGGGGGTCAA ATTGACGTTTCCAAGGGTAGTGGAACATTTAGCAACTCCAATGAAATCTCAATCGAG TCAGCGTGCCACATTCTTTGGGAAGAAACCTTACGTGTTTAAAGTTTCCATAACTAATGAATTTGAGATTTATGATTTGGAAATATTCAATATGTTGATGTTTGATGGTGATCCTTCAAAATATAAAAGAGGTGAAAGTGTG GGAAGCCGCAAGAGAGGTATTAGGGGTCTCAAAGGGTTACTTTGTGGTCACAAGGAAGATTGGCGGTGGAATGGAGAGGTGCAAGGAAAAGTGGAAACCAAGAAAGCAGCATATCTGAAGCTAGTGGAAAGTGCAGACAAGGAGGAGAAGAGGGAGAATAAGGAGCATTATAAGTTGTCTAAGAAAGAGGCAAAGCTAGTAGTTACGGCGGCCAAAACTGCAACTTTTAGTCGTTTGTACGAGGAACTCGAGGGCTGA